From Levilactobacillus zymae, a single genomic window includes:
- a CDS encoding NUDIX domain-containing protein: MSRTQPVELVTMVLVRDPQTKQVLVEDKVNVPWKAGHSFPGGHVEVGESGLSAAIREVREETGLVLTTAEFCGTCEWFDVAGGRRKLGLLYQSDQFTGELHASTEGRVYWLPENELTVENSAESLLTLLRVFRRETAAVVSEQWDGELHEDTGTTRY, encoded by the coding sequence ATGTCCCGAACGCAACCCGTCGAATTAGTCACCATGGTCTTGGTGCGTGATCCCCAAACCAAACAAGTGCTGGTCGAAGATAAGGTCAACGTACCCTGGAAGGCCGGGCATAGTTTTCCCGGGGGACACGTCGAGGTCGGCGAAAGCGGGCTCAGTGCCGCCATCCGCGAGGTCCGCGAAGAAACCGGTTTGGTCTTGACCACCGCCGAATTCTGCGGCACCTGCGAGTGGTTCGACGTGGCCGGGGGCCGGCGCAAGTTGGGACTATTGTACCAAAGCGACCAATTCACCGGGGAGTTGCACGCTAGCACGGAGGGCCGGGTGTACTGGTTGCCCGAAAATGAACTGACGGTTGAAAACAGCGCCGAAAGCCTCTTGACGTTACTGCGGGTCTTTCGCCGCGAAACGGCCGCCGTGGTCAGCGAACAGTGGGACGGCGAACTACACGAGGATACGGGGACGACCCGCTACTGA
- a CDS encoding AbrB/MazE/SpoVT family DNA-binding domain-containing protein: MLNKPTSYRIKLSSKGQMVLPAQLRHDLGLKSGDELQLTVAADGSMTLEAKPLDWNDLIKGLPTENVDIDENGNFDKSQSPEFYKWMKGDDPD, encoded by the coding sequence ATGTTAAACAAACCAACCAGTTATCGTATTAAACTGTCTAGCAAAGGTCAGATGGTCCTCCCTGCCCAGCTGCGACATGACCTAGGCTTAAAATCAGGCGACGAACTACAGCTAACCGTTGCTGCCGATGGTTCTATGACTTTAGAAGCCAAGCCGCTTGATTGGAATGACTTAATCAAAGGGTTGCCCACCGAGAACGTTGACATTGACGAAAATGGTAATTTTGATAAAAGTCAATCTCCGGAATTCTATAAATGGATGAAGGGTGATGATCCCGATTAG
- a CDS encoding nitroreductase family protein encodes MKTQLIDLAKQRRSIYALGRNVTATPDDLTDLIKTNIKLAPTPFNNQTTRAVILFNQAHDRLWDIVHDELRKVVKDDDAFAKTADKVNGFKAAFGTVLFFTDTAVVKQFEDNFPLYADNFRDWSEQAQGNAQFAVWTSLAENGLGANIQHYNPLIDDQVRTAFDIPASWQLRAEMDFGSIEAPAGDKDFMADADRFKVFK; translated from the coding sequence ATGAAAACCCAATTAATTGATTTAGCGAAACAACGTCGAAGTATCTACGCCTTAGGCCGCAACGTGACCGCCACGCCGGACGACTTAACGGACCTGATTAAAACCAACATCAAGTTGGCGCCAACGCCGTTTAACAACCAGACGACCCGGGCCGTGATCCTGTTCAACCAGGCCCACGACCGACTCTGGGACATCGTGCACGACGAACTACGTAAGGTGGTCAAGGACGATGATGCCTTCGCCAAGACGGCGGACAAGGTCAACGGCTTCAAGGCCGCGTTTGGGACGGTGTTGTTCTTTACGGATACCGCCGTGGTCAAGCAATTTGAGGACAATTTCCCACTGTACGCCGACAACTTCCGTGACTGGTCGGAACAGGCGCAAGGGAACGCGCAATTCGCGGTCTGGACGTCCTTAGCGGAAAATGGCTTGGGTGCGAACATTCAACACTATAATCCACTGATCGATGACCAGGTGCGGACCGCCTTTGATATCCCAGCGAGCTGGCAACTACGGGCCGAAATGGACTTTGGGTCCATCGAAGCGCCGGCGGGCGACAAGGACTTCATGGCCGATGCCGACCGGTTCAAGGTTTTCAAGTAA
- a CDS encoding ribonuclease HI family protein, with the protein MIPLYSLYTDAATQPQSGLSAGGILLIHDHHQTQHGIALTATTNHLAEFEVATLAFTQLAHDLGAQCATTTVLFYTDSQIVSQSLEKRYAKHYQPQVDALLAAQRPFQLVLTQWVPEKQNLGAHTLANQALHAREDVK; encoded by the coding sequence GTGATTCCTTTGTATTCATTATATACGGATGCCGCCACCCAACCGCAAAGCGGGTTAAGCGCGGGGGGCATTCTCTTGATTCATGACCACCACCAAACCCAACACGGCATTGCTTTGACCGCGACGACCAATCATTTGGCCGAGTTCGAGGTGGCCACCCTGGCCTTTACGCAACTGGCTCACGATTTAGGCGCCCAGTGCGCCACGACCACCGTGCTCTTTTACACGGATAGTCAAATCGTGAGCCAGAGTCTGGAAAAACGGTACGCGAAACATTATCAGCCGCAGGTCGACGCCCTCTTGGCCGCGCAACGACCCTTTCAATTGGTCCTCACGCAGTGGGTACCCGAGAAACAAAACCTGGGCGCTCACACCCTAGCCAACCAGGCCCTTCACGCCAGAGAAGACGTTAAGTAG
- a CDS encoding ammonium transporter translates to MNLANTAFVLIASILVLFMTPGLAFFYGGLVTEKNVVNTMLSVFIMTGVAIVLWIALGYTLAFSGNILGVVGNLKHIFMAGVNLGGLTATKIPIGDYSLFQMMFAIITPALFVGAIVGRTHFKFLLAFLIMWSIFIYYPMVHLVWSPDGWLANLGVLDFAGGTVVHINAGVTALILSIWLGPRLKVDSKNHYNLPWVLLGTTILWIGWYGFNAGSALAVNNVAMQAAITTTVATGVSMVVWMILDVWTTGKPTLVGVCTGTLCGLVGITPAAGYVTIPGAMAIGAIATLASYSFITLLKPRLGVDDALDAFGCHGVSGIVGSILTGVFATKSVNSVVTTNGLAYGGGWHLLGIQLLATVFTIAFVAIVGSLLIWILKQFIPMRVNAVEERQGLDEGEHGEHADYTISLNAKLSAFTSDQEKYAPEFRGQLERLHHASQPAGSSLDHRS, encoded by the coding sequence ATGAATCTGGCAAATACGGCATTTGTGTTAATTGCGAGTATCTTGGTCTTATTTATGACTCCCGGGTTGGCCTTCTTCTACGGTGGTCTGGTCACCGAAAAGAACGTGGTCAACACCATGTTATCCGTCTTTATTATGACGGGGGTCGCGATTGTGTTGTGGATCGCCTTGGGCTATACGCTGGCGTTTTCCGGGAACATCTTGGGCGTTGTGGGCAACCTCAAACACATTTTCATGGCCGGCGTCAATCTGGGCGGGCTGACCGCCACGAAGATTCCGATCGGCGACTATTCCCTATTTCAAATGATGTTTGCGATCATCACGCCGGCATTGTTCGTTGGGGCGATCGTCGGTCGGACACATTTTAAGTTCTTACTGGCGTTTTTGATCATGTGGTCCATCTTTATCTATTACCCGATGGTTCACTTGGTTTGGAGTCCGGACGGCTGGTTAGCCAACTTGGGTGTGCTAGACTTTGCCGGCGGGACCGTCGTGCACATCAACGCCGGGGTCACGGCGCTGATCTTATCCATCTGGTTGGGACCGCGCCTTAAGGTCGACAGCAAGAACCACTACAACTTACCGTGGGTCTTACTGGGCACGACCATTCTGTGGATCGGCTGGTACGGCTTTAACGCCGGCAGTGCGCTAGCCGTGAACAACGTGGCCATGCAAGCGGCGATTACCACCACGGTAGCGACCGGTGTATCGATGGTGGTCTGGATGATCTTAGACGTCTGGACCACCGGCAAGCCAACGTTGGTCGGGGTCTGCACCGGGACGTTGTGTGGGCTGGTCGGGATTACCCCGGCGGCCGGCTACGTCACGATTCCGGGGGCCATGGCTATTGGGGCAATTGCCACGTTAGCCAGCTATAGCTTCATCACGTTACTCAAGCCACGACTGGGCGTGGACGACGCGTTGGATGCCTTCGGGTGTCACGGGGTTAGCGGCATCGTCGGCAGTATCTTGACCGGGGTCTTCGCCACCAAGTCCGTTAACTCGGTCGTGACCACGAACGGCTTAGCCTACGGTGGCGGTTGGCACCTGTTAGGAATTCAGTTGCTGGCGACGGTCTTTACGATTGCCTTTGTTGCAATTGTGGGTAGCCTGTTGATCTGGATCTTGAAGCAGTTTATTCCAATGCGGGTTAACGCCGTTGAGGAACGCCAGGGCTTGGATGAAGGCGAGCACGGCGAACACGCCGATTACACCATCAGCCTAAACGCCAAGCTAAGCGCCTTTACCTCCGATCAAGAAAAGTACGCCCCAGAGTTTAGGGGGCAACTGGAACGGTTGCACCATGCGAGTCAACCGGCGGGGTCAAGTCTAGACCACCGTTCGTAA
- a CDS encoding FAD-dependent oxidoreductase: MQKRIAIIGGGIVGATAAYYLSTLPGAQHVQVTLFDDGNGQASKAAAGIISPWLSKRRNQRWYHLAKDGADLYPQLVHDAQLSTEVYQQTGTIVTRAALPDLEALDALAQERRKTAPAMGTVQQLTAQEVQAKVPLLTNPQAGVFLSGGARVDGGALVAALLTQASQRNLTVRHERVQLDADENVVTSLGAQQFDRVIVAAGAWLPELLNPLHVRTDVRAQKGQLIELAVKDYPLQERMPVLMPEGERDFVPFGHGKLIVGATHEDDKHFDLSLDAAVTADLLASAQRLMSGLTDQNITGVRVGTRAYTSDFAPFFGPLPEHERFLVASGLGSSGLTTGPQIGRLLAGSALYGGTPDWSEYEKQLTTYLTSSLA, translated from the coding sequence ATGCAAAAACGAATTGCAATCATCGGTGGCGGCATCGTGGGCGCGACCGCGGCGTACTATCTCAGTACGTTACCGGGCGCCCAACATGTACAGGTGACCTTATTCGATGACGGGAACGGCCAAGCCAGTAAAGCGGCGGCCGGGATCATCTCGCCGTGGTTGTCCAAGCGCCGTAATCAGCGGTGGTATCACTTGGCTAAGGATGGGGCGGACCTGTATCCCCAATTGGTCCACGATGCGCAGCTAAGTACTGAGGTCTATCAACAGACCGGGACCATCGTCACCCGCGCTGCGTTACCAGACCTGGAAGCCCTAGATGCTTTGGCCCAGGAACGACGCAAGACTGCTCCCGCGATGGGCACGGTCCAACAGTTGACGGCCCAGGAAGTTCAAGCCAAGGTGCCGTTACTGACCAACCCACAAGCCGGGGTCTTCCTCAGTGGTGGGGCAAGAGTCGACGGCGGGGCCTTAGTTGCGGCACTGCTAACCCAGGCTAGTCAACGCAACCTGACCGTCCGACACGAACGCGTTCAGCTGGACGCTGACGAGAACGTGGTGACGTCGTTAGGCGCGCAACAGTTCGACCGGGTCATCGTCGCGGCCGGTGCCTGGTTACCCGAATTACTGAACCCGCTGCACGTTCGGACCGATGTCCGGGCTCAAAAGGGCCAGTTGATCGAACTGGCGGTTAAGGATTACCCGCTACAGGAGCGGATGCCCGTCTTGATGCCCGAAGGCGAACGGGACTTTGTGCCGTTCGGCCACGGGAAGTTAATCGTCGGGGCCACTCACGAAGACGATAAGCACTTTGATCTGAGCCTAGACGCCGCGGTCACGGCCGACCTGTTGGCCAGTGCTCAACGCCTGATGAGTGGGTTGACGGATCAGAATATTACCGGTGTGCGGGTCGGCACGCGGGCTTATACCAGCGACTTCGCGCCGTTTTTCGGTCCGTTACCGGAACACGAGCGTTTCTTAGTGGCCTCCGGGTTAGGCTCGTCGGGTTTGACCACCGGCCCACAGATCGGACGGTTACTGGCCGGCTCCGCGTTGTACGGCGGGACACCGGATTGGAGCGAATACGAAAAGCAGCTGACCACCTACTTAACGTCTTCTCTGGCGTGA
- a CDS encoding formate--tetrahydrofolate ligase produces MTLNTDIAISQATPLEPIEKIAAKVGLTPEQIDPYGHTKAKINLPLTGQHQLGKLVLVTSINPTPAGEGKSTVAIGLGDALNLIGHKTVLALREPSLGPVMGLKGGATGGGHAQVVPMEDINLHFTGDMHALTEAHDTLAALIDNHIQQGNELHLDPRQIVWKRVLDINDRALRQTVIGLGGRTSGVPRQDGFDITVASELMAVLCLSEDLTDLKRRVNRILIGYNTDKEPVTVGDLKVGGAITLLLKDAIKPNLVQTLEHNPAIIHGGPFANIAHGCNSVLATQTALKLGDYAVTEAGFGADLGGEKFMDIKTPVLGKTPDAVVIVATVRALKYNGGVKRADLETENLAALKQGSANLLRHIHSMQQYGVPVVVAINRFTSDTDAEIQTLTDIVKAQNVAVATTTEWADGGAGTTDLAEAVVKAANQESHFTPLVEPGTDLLTQVKAITQKIYGGAKVELSSKAQRQLKTFAKRGWDHLPVCMAKTQYSLTDDAHQLGAPTDFTIHVREFSPRLGAGFVVALTGNVLTMPGLPKHPAALDMDIAADGTITGLF; encoded by the coding sequence ATGACCTTGAACACAGATATTGCGATTTCCCAAGCCACTCCGTTGGAACCGATCGAAAAGATTGCTGCCAAAGTCGGTTTAACGCCCGAGCAGATCGACCCTTACGGCCATACCAAGGCGAAAATTAACCTGCCCCTGACCGGGCAACACCAGTTGGGTAAACTGGTCTTGGTCACTTCGATCAACCCTACGCCGGCCGGTGAAGGCAAGTCGACGGTGGCCATCGGGTTGGGGGATGCCTTAAACCTAATTGGTCACAAGACCGTCTTAGCCTTACGGGAACCGTCCTTAGGCCCCGTGATGGGCTTAAAGGGGGGTGCGACCGGGGGTGGCCACGCCCAGGTGGTCCCGATGGAAGACATCAACCTGCACTTTACGGGCGACATGCACGCGTTGACCGAGGCTCACGATACCCTAGCGGCTCTGATTGATAACCACATCCAACAAGGAAACGAATTACATTTAGACCCGCGGCAGATCGTGTGGAAACGCGTGCTCGACATCAACGACCGGGCCTTGCGTCAAACCGTGATTGGCTTGGGCGGCCGGACGTCCGGCGTGCCGCGTCAAGACGGGTTCGACATCACCGTGGCCAGCGAATTGATGGCGGTGTTGTGTCTGAGTGAAGACCTGACCGACTTGAAGCGCCGGGTCAATCGCATCCTGATCGGGTATAACACCGACAAGGAACCCGTCACGGTCGGTGACTTGAAGGTCGGCGGGGCGATCACCCTGCTCCTCAAGGACGCCATCAAGCCGAACCTGGTCCAAACGCTGGAACACAACCCGGCCATTATCCACGGGGGGCCGTTCGCCAACATCGCGCACGGCTGTAACTCGGTTCTAGCGACCCAAACGGCGCTGAAGTTGGGCGACTACGCCGTCACGGAAGCCGGTTTCGGGGCCGACCTCGGGGGCGAAAAGTTCATGGACATCAAGACCCCCGTCTTAGGCAAAACGCCGGACGCCGTGGTCATCGTCGCCACGGTCCGGGCGTTGAAGTATAACGGTGGCGTCAAGCGCGCCGATTTAGAGACCGAGAATTTGGCAGCCTTAAAACAGGGAAGTGCCAATCTCTTACGGCACATCCACAGCATGCAACAGTACGGTGTGCCGGTGGTTGTAGCCATCAACCGCTTCACTAGCGATACCGACGCGGAGATCCAAACGTTGACCGACATCGTCAAGGCCCAAAACGTGGCCGTGGCCACCACGACCGAATGGGCCGATGGCGGGGCCGGGACCACCGATTTGGCCGAAGCCGTGGTCAAAGCGGCCAACCAGGAAAGTCACTTTACGCCGTTGGTTGAACCGGGCACGGACCTGTTAACGCAGGTTAAGGCCATCACCCAGAAGATTTACGGGGGCGCCAAGGTGGAACTGTCGAGTAAGGCGCAACGGCAATTGAAGACCTTTGCCAAGCGCGGCTGGGACCACTTACCGGTCTGCATGGCCAAGACCCAGTACTCGCTGACCGACGACGCCCACCAGTTGGGGGCCCCGACGGACTTCACCATCCACGTGCGCGAATTCTCGCCACGCTTGGGGGCCGGCTTCGTGGTCGCCTTGACCGGGAACGTGTTGACTATGCCGGGCCTGCCGAAGCATCCGGCGGCGCTCGACATGGACATCGCGGCCGACGGGACGATTACGGGACTGTTCTAA
- a CDS encoding TetR/AcrR family transcriptional regulator yields the protein MTKQPYHRENLAAVIQQRARQELETAGADQISLRQLARFLAVTPAAIYRHFPDKASLLATLRAEILDEVGAALRAGVLDSPDATTMLQRLIANLLAYQQDHPRAVAFVLTAPWPLPQSLKTVLTLWGAQAQVTVAPDQVAAVWTFLLGVLCQPPATYTGEWVQQQVTQLLRPAS from the coding sequence ATGACCAAACAACCGTATCACCGGGAAAACTTAGCCGCGGTAATTCAGCAGCGCGCCCGGCAAGAACTTGAGACTGCTGGCGCGGACCAAATATCGCTCCGCCAGTTGGCCCGTTTCTTGGCGGTGACGCCCGCGGCGATTTATCGTCATTTTCCCGACAAGGCCAGTCTACTGGCGACGTTACGGGCGGAGATCTTAGACGAGGTGGGGGCGGCGTTGCGAGCGGGGGTGTTGGACTCACCGGACGCGACCACCATGCTTCAGCGTTTAATTGCTAACCTGTTGGCCTATCAGCAGGACCACCCCCGCGCGGTAGCCTTCGTGCTAACGGCGCCCTGGCCGCTGCCCCAGAGTCTTAAGACGGTCTTGACCTTGTGGGGTGCTCAGGCGCAGGTGACTGTGGCGCCCGACCAAGTAGCGGCGGTGTGGACCTTTTTACTCGGCGTGTTATGTCAACCGCCCGCGACCTACACCGGTGAGTGGGTCCAACAACAGGTCACCCAACTTTTACGACCCGCAAGTTAA
- a CDS encoding HIT family protein — MRQPDCVFCQKTDLVLENDLAKAFWDLHPVRKGHLLIVPKDHYATYFDVPVKTRQAMDDLLFQAKAFLDQRYQPAGYNVGINVNPAGGQTVMHAHIHLIPRYVGDVKDPRGGIRKMIPAAVRRHFTK; from the coding sequence ATGCGACAACCAGACTGTGTCTTTTGTCAGAAAACGGATCTGGTACTGGAAAATGACTTGGCCAAGGCGTTTTGGGACCTACATCCGGTCCGCAAGGGGCACCTGTTGATCGTGCCGAAGGACCACTACGCGACCTACTTCGACGTGCCGGTCAAGACCCGCCAAGCCATGGATGACCTTTTGTTTCAGGCCAAGGCCTTTTTGGACCAGCGGTATCAGCCGGCCGGTTACAACGTGGGGATCAACGTCAACCCCGCCGGCGGCCAAACGGTGATGCACGCCCACATTCACCTGATTCCGCGTTACGTGGGCGACGTCAAGGACCCGCGGGGCGGCATTCGCAAGATGATCCCGGCCGCAGTTCGGCGGCATTTCACTAAATAA
- a CDS encoding CPBP family intramembrane glutamic endopeptidase, whose amino-acid sequence MSEIVSRRRLTWQFAGFWLTWLVVQVVINSPIEHHLSGWSQELTLDAIKLVVWLGGGWWFIHQAQPQTLAIAPRDQWRPNWHFTAGYLVWGVIVIYLLGQFWLAHHGLRVSHSFLSEYWGRYFVVVGITEEFVFRGYFLNALLKHTSFAWANTIQAIAFTAMHIPRYLTTIPPMSPTAWLSNLVSVALLGALFGWLYAKSRSLWPGIVVHMTWDILVTLFA is encoded by the coding sequence ATGTCTGAAATCGTTTCTCGTCGCCGTTTAACCTGGCAATTCGCGGGCTTCTGGCTCACCTGGTTAGTGGTCCAGGTCGTCATCAATTCCCCCATCGAGCACCACTTGTCTGGTTGGTCCCAAGAGCTGACCCTCGATGCCATCAAATTAGTCGTCTGGCTGGGCGGTGGCTGGTGGTTCATCCATCAGGCCCAGCCCCAAACGCTCGCCATCGCCCCACGAGATCAGTGGCGGCCCAACTGGCACTTCACGGCCGGTTACCTCGTCTGGGGGGTCATCGTGATCTACCTGCTCGGCCAATTCTGGCTCGCCCACCACGGTCTACGCGTCAGTCATAGCTTTCTGTCCGAGTACTGGGGCCGCTACTTCGTGGTCGTGGGGATCACCGAGGAGTTCGTTTTCCGGGGGTACTTCTTAAACGCCCTGCTTAAACACACCAGCTTCGCTTGGGCCAACACCATTCAGGCCATCGCCTTCACCGCGATGCACATCCCCCGTTACCTCACCACTATTCCGCCGATGAGTCCCACGGCCTGGCTCAGTAACCTGGTCTCCGTTGCCCTACTGGGTGCCCTCTTCGGCTGGTTGTACGCCAAGAGTCGGTCACTCTGGCCCGGCATCGTCGTCCACATGACCTGGGATATTCTGGTCACGTTATTCGCGTAA
- a CDS encoding EbsA family protein, whose amino-acid sequence MITQERRFLYQPNPISSVINWSWTLIVLLIGAIFWLEVTHFNWITLAFFVAFAGLCWLEIHFRNITMAHQVLTVSTVLNHRHLVIPLRQISSVTLSRYRLGIVAQGRIYQFLLPRNSAIELASLIQTAIDHPHSEEESV is encoded by the coding sequence ATGATAACCCAAGAACGTCGGTTTTTGTACCAACCCAACCCCATTAGCAGCGTCATTAATTGGAGCTGGACGCTGATTGTCCTACTCATCGGCGCTATTTTCTGGTTGGAAGTTACCCATTTTAACTGGATTACCTTAGCCTTCTTCGTGGCCTTTGCGGGCCTGTGTTGGCTAGAGATTCACTTTCGCAATATCACCATGGCCCACCAGGTGCTGACCGTCAGCACCGTCTTGAATCACCGTCACCTGGTGATCCCACTGCGACAAATCAGTAGCGTGACCCTCTCGCGGTATCGGTTAGGTATCGTCGCTCAGGGCCGCATCTATCAATTTTTATTACCACGTAACTCGGCCATCGAGTTGGCGAGTCTGATTCAGACCGCCATCGATCACCCGCATTCTGAGGAGGAATCAGTTTAA